From one Nitrospinota bacterium genomic stretch:
- the rsmD gene encoding 16S rRNA (guanine(966)-N(2))-methyltransferase RsmD yields MRVIAGKARGTRLAGLKGADIRPTLDRVKESFFNKVGQTLEGETFLDLFAGTGSMGIEALSRGAEKVVFVEKNHQAQNLIYSNLERCHLGPDGVDSQDKNWVLLKHDALHALKVLDERGYSFDIVYVDPPFADDVYADCLLALSRSRLLMEASLVVVEHHSKKVLEKKYDKLAFQVERRLGDSCLSYYQIASGGSD; encoded by the coding sequence AAGCCAGAGGAACCCGGCTGGCGGGATTGAAGGGGGCCGATATAAGGCCGACTTTGGACCGGGTAAAGGAATCCTTTTTCAATAAAGTGGGGCAGACGCTGGAAGGCGAGACCTTTTTGGATTTGTTCGCCGGCACCGGGAGCATGGGGATTGAGGCTTTGAGCCGTGGGGCGGAAAAGGTCGTATTCGTGGAAAAAAATCATCAGGCGCAGAACCTGATTTACAGCAATCTGGAACGCTGCCATTTGGGGCCTGATGGTGTGGATTCCCAGGATAAAAACTGGGTTCTCCTGAAGCACGATGCCCTTCATGCTCTGAAAGTTCTTGATGAACGCGGATATAGCTTTGATATAGTGTATGTGGACCCGCCATTTGCCGATGATGTTTACGCGGATTGTCTGCTTGCCCTTTCCCGGTCGCGATTGTTGATGGAAGCTTCTCTGGTTGTGGTGGAGCATCATTCCAAAAAGGTACTGGAAAAAAAGTATGATAAACTGGCTTTTCAGGTCGAACGACGGTTGGGGGACTCCTGTCTGTCTTATTATCAGATAGCTTCCGGTGGAAGCGATTGA
- the mnmA gene encoding tRNA 2-thiouridine(34) synthase MnmA, producing MAENKEKIVIAMSGGVDSSVAAALMKERGYDVVGISLQLWNYSTDTDERFGTCCSLDDLGDARRVADKIGIPFYILNMEKEFQKEVVDYFVSEYLQARTPIPCTLCNQKLKFDELIQKAEAFGYRRVATGHYASIVTHASGRFTVRRGKDLSRDQSYFLFNLSQDQLSRLEFPLADVEKTEVRRLARELGLKVADKAESREICFIPDNNYPKFIAKQVDSDVFKEGNIVNDAGEVLGKHNGYPAFTVGQRKGLNLGGLKEPLFVTKIDPVNNEIVTGPKSDLYRPEFFTGKTNWYLPQTDSFRADVQIRYRHQAAPATVTPLPGSRAQVEFDDPQLSIAPGQSAVFYQDDCIVGGGWIE from the coding sequence ATGGCTGAAAATAAAGAAAAAATAGTGATTGCGATGAGCGGCGGGGTGGACAGCTCGGTGGCCGCCGCCCTGATGAAGGAGCGGGGTTACGATGTGGTGGGGATTTCCCTGCAGTTGTGGAATTATAGCACCGATACCGATGAACGCTTCGGGACCTGCTGTTCGCTGGACGACCTGGGCGATGCCCGCCGGGTGGCGGATAAAATCGGGATTCCTTTTTATATATTGAACATGGAAAAGGAGTTTCAAAAAGAAGTCGTCGATTATTTTGTATCCGAGTACCTGCAAGCCCGAACGCCGATTCCTTGCACCCTGTGCAACCAGAAATTGAAATTCGATGAATTGATACAGAAAGCGGAGGCTTTCGGTTACCGGCGCGTGGCCACAGGGCATTACGCCTCCATCGTCACACATGCGTCGGGACGGTTCACCGTCAGGCGGGGGAAAGACCTCTCCCGTGACCAGAGCTATTTCCTGTTCAACTTGTCGCAGGATCAATTGTCCCGGCTGGAATTTCCCCTGGCGGATGTGGAAAAGACGGAAGTCCGCCGTCTGGCCAGAGAACTGGGGTTGAAAGTGGCCGATAAAGCCGAGTCGCGCGAAATCTGCTTCATTCCTGACAATAACTATCCCAAATTCATCGCCAAGCAAGTGGACAGCGACGTTTTCAAGGAAGGTAATATTGTCAACGACGCCGGCGAAGTGTTGGGCAAGCACAACGGTTACCCCGCCTTCACCGTCGGCCAGCGCAAAGGATTGAACCTCGGCGGGTTGAAAGAGCCTTTGTTCGTGACGAAAATCGACCCCGTGAACAACGAGATTGTGACCGGCCCGAAATCCGATTTATATCGCCCAGAATTTTTCACGGGCAAAACCAACTGGTACCTGCCACAAACGGATTCCTTCCGGGCAGACGTGCAGATCCGCTACCGTCATCAGGCCGCACCGGCCACGGTGACTCCGCTTCCCGGTTCACGGGCGCAGGTGGAGTTCGATGACCCGCAACTATCGATCGCTCCGGGCCAGTCCGCAGTGTTTTACCAGGACGATTGCATTGTCGGCGGCGGTTGGATTGAATGA
- a CDS encoding inositol monophosphatase family protein — protein MKDALEVAVSAALAAGKIQRERSQNIGKISHKGKFDLVTEVDFLCEQEVIRIIKKRFPDHEFLAEESGASQGLSSSSKWIIDPLDGTINYAHGFPVYCVSIGLEHEGELILGVVYNPCMDELFVAEKGQGATMNGNPIAVSTIPELKDSLLVTGFTPEVVHSDDDNMGRFSDFMKASQAVRRPGSAAIDICYTAMGRFEGFWELKLHAWDVAAGIVIMREAGGTVTRLNGNPLSVYDRQILASNGLVHAEMVEILAR, from the coding sequence ATGAAAGACGCATTAGAAGTCGCCGTGTCTGCGGCCCTCGCGGCGGGGAAAATTCAGCGCGAGCGCAGTCAAAATATTGGGAAGATCTCCCATAAGGGAAAATTTGATCTGGTCACCGAGGTGGATTTCCTGTGCGAGCAGGAAGTCATCCGCATCATCAAAAAACGCTTTCCCGACCACGAGTTTCTGGCCGAAGAATCGGGAGCCAGCCAAGGGCTATCTTCCTCCAGCAAGTGGATCATCGATCCTTTAGACGGCACCATCAATTATGCACACGGGTTTCCCGTTTATTGCGTGTCCATTGGTTTGGAGCATGAGGGTGAACTCATCCTCGGCGTGGTTTACAACCCGTGCATGGACGAATTATTCGTGGCGGAAAAAGGCCAGGGCGCTACTATGAACGGCAACCCCATTGCCGTTTCAACGATCCCCGAATTGAAAGACAGCTTGCTGGTTACCGGATTCACCCCGGAGGTGGTCCATTCGGACGATGACAATATGGGCCGTTTCAGTGATTTCATGAAGGCGAGCCAGGCCGTGCGTCGCCCCGGCTCTGCGGCGATTGATATCTGCTATACGGCGATGGGCCGCTTCGAGGGATTTTGGGAGTTGAAACTGCATGCCTGGGACGTCGCCGCCGGGATCGTCATCATGCGGGAAGCCGGAGGCACGGTGACCAGGCTGAACGGAAATCCCCTGAGCGTTTACGACCGGCAAATCCTTGCCAGCAATGGTCTGGTGCATGCAGAGATGGTTGAGATTTTAGCAAGATAG
- the speA gene encoding biosynthetic arginine decarboxylase: MQKWSIEDAREHYNVYGWGAGYFDINDQGHMVAQPKPNNPQVIDLKHLVDDIQAKGYSLPVLLRFSDILKSSITNLATVFQNAIDEYKYQGQYHGVYPIKVNQQRQVVEEIVKFGRPYNIGLEAGSKPELHAILAIMDNPEALLICNGYKDEPFIRLALMGQKLGKQVFIVVEKLDELDLIFQVAKEVGVRPNIGLRIKLVSAGSGRWASSAGEYSKFGLNPMELVDALKIAKDYDILDCIKLIHFHLGSQITNIRRIKNSLKEAGRYYSELKKQGCNIQHIDVGGGLGVDYDGSKSTYHSSTNYTVQEYANDVVYHLLEICEKDDLPHPNIISESGRAMTAYHSLLVVNVLDVTSFPEWNDQTKIEESAPDVVHEIFDVLKSTSNKNLIESWHDAVHLKEEAQSRFLMGIISLEHRALVERIFWGICRKVDKMATRLKFLPDEIKSLKTKLADKYFCNFSVFQSVPDSWAIDQVFPVIPIHRLGEEPDREATLEDLTCDSDGRIDLFIGNNRGTEKTLRVHSLRPGEPYQLGIFLIGAYQEILGDLHNLFGDTNTFHVSLNEDGSLNYEQIIEGEDVADVLDYVQFRADELAGRIAGFLIASVEKGNLTQKEADDFLALYKEGLNGYTYLIKPPKISS; this comes from the coding sequence ATGCAGAAATGGTCCATCGAGGATGCCCGAGAACATTATAACGTCTACGGTTGGGGCGCAGGTTATTTTGATATCAACGACCAGGGCCACATGGTGGCTCAGCCCAAGCCAAACAACCCGCAAGTGATCGACCTGAAGCATCTGGTGGATGACATTCAAGCCAAAGGCTATTCCCTGCCGGTTCTGCTCCGGTTTTCCGATATTCTCAAATCCAGCATCACCAACCTGGCCACCGTTTTCCAAAACGCCATCGACGAGTATAAATACCAGGGACAATACCACGGCGTGTATCCCATCAAAGTGAATCAGCAACGGCAGGTGGTGGAAGAAATCGTCAAATTTGGCCGCCCCTACAACATCGGCCTGGAAGCGGGGTCCAAACCGGAACTCCACGCTATCCTCGCCATCATGGACAACCCCGAGGCCTTGTTGATCTGCAACGGCTACAAAGACGAGCCTTTCATCCGGCTTGCCTTGATGGGCCAGAAACTGGGCAAACAAGTTTTTATCGTGGTCGAAAAACTCGACGAGCTGGATCTGATCTTCCAGGTCGCAAAAGAAGTCGGGGTGCGCCCGAACATCGGATTGCGAATCAAGCTGGTCAGCGCCGGGTCGGGACGCTGGGCCTCATCCGCAGGGGAATACTCCAAATTCGGATTGAACCCCATGGAACTGGTGGATGCCCTGAAAATCGCCAAGGATTACGATATTCTCGATTGCATTAAACTGATTCATTTCCACCTGGGCAGCCAGATCACCAACATCCGTCGCATTAAAAACAGTTTGAAGGAAGCGGGCCGGTATTATTCGGAACTGAAGAAGCAGGGATGCAATATCCAGCACATCGATGTCGGCGGCGGTCTGGGCGTGGATTACGACGGGTCCAAGTCCACCTACCATTCCAGCACCAACTATACGGTGCAGGAATATGCCAACGACGTGGTCTACCACCTGTTGGAAATCTGCGAAAAAGATGACCTGCCACATCCTAATATCATCTCGGAATCGGGCCGGGCGATGACCGCCTATCACTCACTGCTGGTGGTCAATGTGCTGGACGTCACCTCATTTCCCGAATGGAACGACCAGACCAAAATCGAAGAGAGCGCCCCCGATGTTGTCCACGAAATCTTTGACGTTCTCAAAAGCACATCCAACAAAAATCTCATCGAATCCTGGCACGATGCGGTTCACCTGAAAGAAGAAGCCCAGAGCCGGTTTCTCATGGGCATCATTTCTCTGGAACACCGGGCGCTGGTCGAACGCATCTTCTGGGGCATCTGCCGCAAGGTGGATAAAATGGCGACCCGGCTAAAATTCCTGCCGGATGAAATCAAATCCCTGAAAACAAAACTGGCGGACAAATATTTCTGCAATTTTTCCGTGTTCCAATCAGTGCCGGATTCCTGGGCCATCGACCAGGTGTTTCCGGTCATTCCTATTCACCGTCTGGGCGAAGAACCGGACCGCGAAGCGACGCTGGAAGACCTCACCTGCGACTCCGATGGACGCATCGACCTCTTCATCGGCAACAACCGCGGAACGGAAAAAACCCTGCGCGTGCATTCTCTAAGGCCCGGAGAACCCTATCAATTGGGAATTTTCCTGATCGGCGCCTACCAGGAAATCCTGGGCGACCTGCACAACCTGTTCGGGGACACCAACACCTTTCACGTATCCCTGAATGAAGACGGTTCCTTAAACTACGAACAGATCATCGAAGGGGAAGACGTCGCCGACGTTCTCGATTATGTTCAGTTCCGTGCGGATGAGCTGGCGGGACGGATAGCGGGATTTCTCATCGCCAGCGTAGAAAAAGGCAATCTCACCCAGAAAGAAGCGGATGATTTTCTTGCCTTGTATAAAGAAGGGCTCAACGGATACACCTACCTGATCAAACCGCCAAAGATTTCGAGCTAG
- a CDS encoding diaminopimelate decarboxylase → MKIENVDVRDIARKFGTPVYVYSLDTLRRSIAEIKQLSPVTRFAMKACSNVRVLQEMLDQGIKIDAVSVFEVKRALRAGFKPADICFTSDVFFNSDDVRFCLENDIFVNCGTLGMVAEYGQGWQESKMGSNRISIRINPGEGHGHSKKTNTGGPYSKHGIWHENLDEVKRIAGTYGLIISGVHMHIGSGGDMEHLKRITGKLVEFAEEFDDLQTINFGGGLPYQYNPDLPQEDIFGYKDILAERMKVLNDFFGREITCEIEPGRRFVAGCGYLLGEVRSLNHTFEEDGTRLDYVLTNIGFCHLIRPMAYGSYHPMWFVGDDLGPEQDIIVAGPVCESGDVLTQENEEPVARRLPMPKTGDLIVVGGAGGYGFVMSSNYNTQPLIPEVMVDGDKLILTRRRQTLDDILQEETDAALRQGLG, encoded by the coding sequence ATGAAAATAGAAAATGTCGATGTCCGGGACATTGCCCGTAAATTCGGGACTCCCGTTTATGTTTACAGTCTGGATACCCTGCGCCGGTCTATTGCCGAAATCAAGCAACTGTCGCCTGTGACCCGTTTTGCGATGAAGGCCTGCTCCAATGTGCGGGTTCTGCAGGAAATGCTCGATCAGGGCATCAAGATCGATGCGGTTAGCGTATTCGAAGTCAAACGCGCCTTGCGGGCGGGTTTCAAGCCAGCGGATATCTGCTTTACCAGCGATGTGTTTTTTAACTCGGACGACGTCCGGTTTTGCCTGGAAAACGATATATTCGTCAACTGCGGAACTCTGGGAATGGTCGCCGAATATGGGCAGGGGTGGCAGGAATCGAAGATGGGGTCGAATCGGATCTCCATCCGCATCAACCCCGGCGAAGGGCATGGGCACTCCAAAAAAACCAACACAGGTGGTCCTTACAGCAAACACGGAATCTGGCACGAAAATCTGGATGAGGTCAAGCGCATCGCCGGGACGTATGGGCTGATCATCTCTGGCGTTCACATGCATATTGGCTCCGGCGGTGACATGGAACATTTAAAACGCATCACCGGCAAGCTGGTGGAATTTGCCGAAGAATTCGACGACCTGCAAACCATCAATTTTGGCGGCGGCCTGCCTTATCAATACAACCCGGATCTGCCGCAGGAAGATATCTTCGGATATAAAGATATTCTCGCCGAACGCATGAAGGTTTTGAATGACTTCTTCGGGCGCGAGATCACCTGCGAAATCGAACCGGGAAGACGGTTCGTCGCCGGATGCGGTTACCTGTTAGGAGAGGTACGTTCGCTCAATCATACCTTTGAGGAAGACGGAACACGCCTGGACTATGTATTAACCAATATCGGGTTCTGCCATTTGATCCGCCCGATGGCCTACGGGTCGTATCATCCCATGTGGTTTGTGGGCGACGATCTGGGGCCGGAGCAGGACATCATCGTTGCCGGCCCTGTGTGCGAGTCGGGCGATGTGCTGACCCAGGAAAATGAAGAACCCGTTGCCCGCAGGCTTCCCATGCCAAAAACTGGGGATCTGATCGTGGTGGGCGGGGCAGGGGGCTATGGGTTCGTCATGTCATCCAATTACAACACCCAACCCCTCATACCGGAGGTGATGGTGGATGGCGACAAGCTCATCCTGACACGCCGCCGACAAACGCTGGATGACATTTTACAGGAAGAAACCGATGCGGCGCTGAGGCAAGGCCTGGGATGA
- a CDS encoding 4a-hydroxytetrahydrobiopterin dehydratase produces the protein MVEKIALTQTELKAKLKEMAPEWKTGKNEKGVPFIERVKHAHKYMEGIAFVQKVAELAEANNHHPDIFIHYKRITVRYWTHTVSGVTLADVQMAQKVDGLF, from the coding sequence ATGGTAGAGAAAATTGCACTCACTCAAACGGAGCTGAAAGCAAAACTAAAAGAAATGGCTCCCGAGTGGAAAACCGGAAAAAACGAAAAGGGCGTTCCCTTCATAGAACGAGTGAAACACGCGCACAAGTATATGGAAGGCATTGCCTTTGTGCAGAAGGTGGCGGAGTTAGCGGAGGCCAACAACCACCACCCGGACATTTTCATCCACTACAAGCGCATCACCGTCCGCTACTGGACGCATACAGTCAGCGGCGTCACCCTGGCGGACGTACAGATGGCGCAGAAAGTGGATGGGTTGTTTTAA
- a CDS encoding glutaredoxin family protein translates to MQTPITIEILTKTDCCLCDEAKAIVEQVIGNFSVELTMIDIESDPELFEQYKEKIPVVNINGVESFVYKVHPITLRKKLEKIVREGK, encoded by the coding sequence ATGCAAACTCCCATCACCATAGAAATTCTGACCAAAACCGACTGCTGTCTGTGCGATGAAGCCAAGGCCATCGTCGAGCAGGTCATCGGAAATTTTTCCGTCGAACTAACAATGATCGATATTGAATCCGACCCGGAGCTGTTCGAGCAATATAAGGAAAAAATCCCGGTGGTTAACATCAACGGTGTCGAAAGTTTCGTCTACAAGGTGCACCCGATCACCCTCAGGAAGAAGCTTGAAAAAATCGTGCGGGAAGGCAAATAA
- a CDS encoding cytochrome b N-terminal domain-containing protein codes for MPNGLLETIKHRLGLNLLEYDIEEHANSIPYSLGGMSLVSIKLLIISGFLLAQFYTPDPERANQSLHYLVDQVYLGWFLRGIHFWSAEVLTVTMMLHMLRVYFTASYKNPREVNWLTGIVLLLIIVNLLFTGTVLKWDQEAYEALDHFLWTVERMGILGFPLTEAFAQGVPLLSRIYMAHISMLPLILIPILGLHLFYMKLHKVSPKPDQPQGGRTIPFSKHLCYLTRAGAGMFAVICLLALTIAPPLGEKAVIGLEVTKPPWQFVWLYALENLWVPSLVVAPLVLILTFLAIPFVDRNKEVHWKKRPLATFLMGFLIVLMIGLIIWGSVTTMTHEM; via the coding sequence ATGCCCAACGGCTTACTGGAAACCATCAAGCACCGTCTCGGCTTGAACCTCCTGGAATATGATATTGAGGAACACGCCAACTCCATCCCCTATTCTCTTGGCGGGATGTCCCTTGTCTCCATAAAACTTCTCATCATCAGCGGCTTTTTGCTGGCCCAGTTTTACACTCCCGATCCCGAACGCGCCAACCAGAGCCTGCATTACCTGGTGGATCAGGTGTATTTGGGATGGTTCCTAAGAGGCATTCATTTCTGGTCGGCGGAGGTTTTGACCGTGACCATGATGCTCCACATGTTGCGCGTCTATTTCACGGCTTCTTATAAAAATCCACGCGAAGTCAACTGGCTGACCGGCATCGTTCTGCTTCTCATTATTGTGAACCTGCTGTTCACCGGCACCGTGCTCAAATGGGATCAGGAAGCCTACGAAGCGCTGGACCACTTTCTCTGGACCGTCGAGAGAATGGGAATTTTAGGATTCCCGCTGACCGAAGCGTTTGCACAGGGGGTTCCACTGCTCAGCAGAATCTATATGGCTCACATCTCCATGTTGCCGTTGATACTCATCCCGATTCTGGGCTTGCACCTTTTTTACATGAAACTGCACAAGGTGTCGCCAAAGCCGGACCAACCACAAGGCGGGCGCACGATTCCATTTTCCAAGCACCTGTGCTATCTGACCCGCGCCGGAGCCGGGATGTTTGCCGTCATCTGCCTGCTGGCTTTAACCATCGCGCCGCCGTTGGGTGAAAAAGCCGTTATAGGATTAGAAGTCACCAAGCCGCCGTGGCAGTTTGTTTGGCTGTACGCGCTGGAAAATTTATGGGTTCCTTCGCTGGTAGTCGCTCCCCTGGTGCTCATCCTGACATTTCTGGCCATCCCGTTTGTGGACCGCAACAAGGAGGTTCACTGGAAAAAACGGCCCCTGGCGACTTTCCTGATGGGCTTTCTGATCGTGCTGATGATCGGTCTCATCATCTGGGGTTCCGTCACCACCATGACCCACGAGATGTAA
- a CDS encoding TlpA disulfide reductase family protein, with protein sequence MEKALENKPISIYIPYAFLVAALLSIFITFLNKVELEPFKVEYPAEAFLAPSFELESLSGDKVSLLDYRGKVVFINFWATWCSTCEVEMPSMEKLYQKYKDHGFEMLTISVDKDQSLIEPFMKKYNLTFPVLLDPESKVAKKNYKTTGVPETFIVNREGIIVFKKIGPDDWATDEMMESFAQLVLGT encoded by the coding sequence ATGGAAAAAGCTCTGGAAAACAAACCCATCAGCATCTACATTCCCTACGCGTTTTTGGTTGCCGCGCTGCTTTCGATTTTCATCACCTTCTTGAATAAGGTAGAATTGGAGCCTTTCAAAGTAGAGTATCCTGCGGAAGCCTTTCTGGCGCCTTCGTTTGAACTGGAATCGCTCTCTGGCGACAAGGTCAGCCTTCTGGATTATCGGGGAAAAGTGGTTTTTATTAACTTTTGGGCCACCTGGTGCAGTACCTGCGAAGTGGAAATGCCCTCGATGGAAAAGCTCTATCAGAAATATAAAGACCACGGCTTTGAAATGCTGACCATCAGCGTGGATAAAGACCAATCGCTGATAGAACCGTTTATGAAAAAATACAATCTGACCTTTCCCGTCTTGCTCGATCCTGAAAGCAAGGTCGCCAAAAAAAACTATAAAACCACGGGCGTTCCGGAAACCTTTATCGTCAACCGGGAAGGCATTATCGTATTCAAAAAGATCGGCCCCGATGACTGGGCCACCGATGAAATGATGGAATCTTTCGCGCAATTGGTCCTGGGAACCTGA
- a CDS encoding CYCXC family (seleno)protein yields the protein MAGVYFATKSTGYVDPVAPATGFLVETRPILSPALFTGKVAQAYRIAAEIPKILDSQFCYCYCKQEKQHKTLLTCFTNKHGAKCDTCINEVLYAYELYKKGFTLDEIIIAVDKKFYRPPPKPRSL from the coding sequence TTGGCAGGCGTCTATTTTGCGACCAAATCTACCGGATATGTTGACCCCGTGGCCCCGGCAACAGGGTTTCTCGTTGAAACCCGTCCGATCCTATCCCCTGCGCTATTTACCGGAAAAGTGGCTCAGGCATACAGAATTGCGGCGGAAATACCCAAAATACTGGACAGCCAGTTCTGTTACTGTTATTGCAAACAGGAGAAACAGCATAAAACCTTATTAACGTGTTTCACCAACAAGCACGGGGCAAAATGCGACACCTGTATCAATGAAGTGCTTTACGCTTACGAACTTTATAAAAAAGGCTTCACTTTGGATGAGATCATTATTGCGGTGGATAAAAAATTCTACCGTCCTCCTCCAAAACCCCGATCTCTTTAG
- a CDS encoding TIGR04283 family arsenosugar biosynthesis glycosyltransferase — MQKLPLLSHEKVFFRRMRFVKISVIIPTLNEALILNQTLTAINQHSPHEVIIADGGSQDDTLDIAKSFSLRIVNSPPGRALQMNAGARTATGELLLFLHADSQVDAKSYKKMVAVMKRGNSLGGAFSLAIESDKPSLRLISTLATLRSKYLHLVYGDQAIFVRTHVFREMGGVACLPICEDLDFFRRLQKKGPTVLLEEKTFTSARRWRTEGIVFTTLRNIVIAALFLLGFPPRILSKWYLVIR; from the coding sequence ATGCAAAAATTACCGCTTCTTTCTCATGAAAAGGTGTTTTTTCGGCGGATGCGATTTGTGAAAATCTCGGTCATCATACCCACCCTCAATGAAGCACTCATCCTGAATCAGACGCTCACGGCAATCAACCAGCACTCTCCCCACGAGGTGATCATCGCCGATGGCGGCAGTCAGGACGACACGCTCGATATCGCTAAAAGTTTCAGCCTGCGGATTGTCAACAGCCCTCCCGGTCGCGCTCTGCAAATGAATGCGGGAGCCCGGACTGCAACTGGAGAACTCTTGCTATTTCTGCACGCAGACAGCCAGGTGGATGCGAAAAGCTACAAAAAAATGGTGGCTGTCATGAAACGGGGAAACTCTCTGGGCGGAGCCTTCAGCCTCGCGATTGAGTCGGATAAACCTTCCTTGAGATTGATTTCCACCCTGGCCACACTGCGATCGAAATACCTTCACCTGGTTTACGGCGATCAGGCAATTTTTGTGAGAACTCATGTATTCCGGGAGATGGGGGGGGTTGCCTGCCTGCCCATTTGTGAGGATCTGGATTTTTTCAGACGGCTCCAGAAAAAAGGCCCCACTGTTCTGCTGGAAGAAAAAACGTTCACATCCGCCCGGCGCTGGCGCACAGAGGGCATCGTATTTACCACCTTGAGAAATATAGTCATCGCCGCTTTATTCCTTCTGGGCTTTCCCCCGAGGATTCTGAGCAAATGGTATCTGGTGATTAGATAA
- a CDS encoding arginyltransferase → MLAHFIDSKPFQCGYFKNRDSLFEEYLLEDVSEVEFEYLLAHGMRHFGDYFFRPRCKDCYQCIPIRVRTEDFLMTRSQKRSLKACKDVKIVVDKPQYSDKKFKLYLNHKKRFQALQDDVEDEQNFRLSFYVNTPFGIEFEYYLDGKLIGVALGDHTSNTFSAIYTFYDSPDTRIGLGTFSILQQLEFCRQQQIKYFYLGYYISNNMSLMYKAGFRPNEVYIDNDWRPFRNVKGDYLIPTDKLQWKNSEFIVKAAAPLELA, encoded by the coding sequence ATGCTGGCCCACTTTATAGATTCCAAGCCATTTCAATGCGGGTATTTTAAGAACCGCGACTCCCTTTTTGAAGAATATCTTCTGGAAGATGTTTCAGAAGTGGAATTTGAGTACTTATTGGCGCATGGAATGCGGCACTTTGGCGATTACTTTTTTCGCCCCCGGTGCAAGGATTGCTATCAATGCATTCCCATCCGTGTCAGGACCGAAGATTTTCTAATGACCCGCAGTCAAAAACGTTCGCTCAAGGCCTGCAAAGATGTAAAAATTGTCGTAGACAAACCCCAGTATTCTGATAAGAAATTCAAACTCTACCTGAATCATAAAAAGCGCTTTCAGGCGCTTCAGGACGATGTGGAAGACGAACAGAATTTCCGGCTTTCTTTTTACGTCAATACCCCGTTCGGAATCGAATTTGAATATTATCTGGACGGCAAACTGATTGGGGTGGCCCTTGGCGACCACACTTCAAACACGTTTTCGGCGATTTATACGTTTTATGATTCACCGGACACCAGGATAGGGCTGGGAACCTTCAGCATTCTGCAACAACTGGAGTTTTGCCGACAGCAGCAGATCAAGTATTTTTATCTGGGATATTACATATCCAACAACATGTCGCTCATGTACAAGGCGGGGTTCAGGCCGAACGAAGTGTATATCGACAACGACTGGCGTCCCTTTAGGAACGTAAAAGGAGATTATCTGATCCCCACCGATAAGCTTCAATGGAAAAACTCTGAGTTTATCGTCAAAGCGGCGGCCCCTTTGGAATTGGCCTGA